A region from the Candidatus Aminicenantes bacterium genome encodes:
- a CDS encoding DUF507 family protein: MRLNKQQIEHLAFYIVQRLLKENLLMVENREKMAVDVQVIISTELEKEDILDEKVKEILKEKLNEIRNSNIDYYEMFRMVKSKLAEQENIVL; encoded by the coding sequence ATGAGATTAAATAAACAGCAAATCGAGCACCTGGCCTTTTACATCGTCCAGCGTCTGCTCAAGGAAAATTTGCTGATGGTCGAAAACAGGGAAAAAATGGCCGTTGACGTGCAGGTCATCATATCCACCGAGCTTGAAAAAGAGGACATCCTGGACGAAAAAGTGAAGGAGATCCTCAAGGAAAAGCTTAACGAGATCCGGAATTCCAACATCGATTACTACGAAATGTTCCGCATGGTCAAGAGCAAGCTGGCCGAGCAAGAGAATATCGTTTTATAG
- the tsf gene encoding translation elongation factor Ts, with protein sequence MALDMESVKKLREQTGISILECKKAVEESGGDLTKAAEILRKKGFEKAKAKSTRVTNQGAVGSYIHMKGKIGVLLELGCETDFVAQNEDFLQLLKDVAMQVAAMNPRYISEKDISSAELDKEKEIYRAQLKSSGKPANIIEKIVEGKMGKFYAESCLLHQNFFKDDSLTIEKLIAEKIHKTGENIVVKRFVRYQVGEEL encoded by the coding sequence ATGGCATTGGACATGGAGTCGGTAAAAAAACTGAGAGAACAGACCGGGATCAGCATCCTGGAGTGCAAGAAAGCCGTCGAGGAGTCGGGCGGCGACTTGACCAAGGCCGCCGAGATCCTGCGCAAGAAGGGTTTCGAAAAGGCCAAGGCCAAGTCGACGCGGGTGACCAACCAGGGCGCGGTCGGTTCCTATATCCATATGAAAGGCAAGATCGGCGTCCTGCTGGAACTGGGCTGTGAGACCGATTTCGTGGCCCAGAACGAAGATTTCCTGCAGCTGCTCAAGGACGTGGCCATGCAGGTCGCAGCCATGAACCCGCGCTACATTTCGGAGAAGGACATCTCGTCCGCCGAACTGGACAAGGAAAAGGAAATTTATCGCGCCCAGCTGAAAAGCAGCGGCAAGCCGGCCAACATCATCGAAAAGATCGTGGAAGGCAAAATGGGCAAGTTTTACGCTGAATCCTGCCTGCTGCACCAGAATTTTTTCAAGGACGACAGCCTGACCATCGAAAAGCTGATCGCCGAAAAGATACACAAGACCGGCGAAAACATCGTCGTCAAAAGGTTTGTCCGTTACCAGGTGGGCGAAGAACTTTAA
- a CDS encoding transposase gives MRQPRFTYPGAYHHCMNRGINGEAIFKEEKHKIIFLEILAEKVNKFRIRLFAYCIMDNHYHLVLENSSGRMSDFFRALNTQYAFYYRRHTLGKGYVFQSRFISTLIQDDAYLKQVIVYVLQNPVQAGITDDSCKYPWSSAKTYFQKVKLKWLDVGFVQELFGSQTNLARTIQLAGSNKLSILKTRFGPILGDESFVEQALERFERRKRPDAIKQKRRDDFGFEPVAKVIQEFEKDKGIKIEDINIGNWQGKRLRSELLVCLFDLTGLKYREIIEIPIFSDLHYQSMSRLYHNFRNRVKH, from the coding sequence ATGAGACAACCTCGATTTACATATCCGGGAGCGTATCACCACTGCATGAACCGTGGAATCAACGGCGAAGCGATATTCAAGGAAGAAAAACATAAAATAATCTTTTTAGAGATATTGGCGGAAAAGGTGAACAAATTCCGCATTCGTCTTTTTGCTTATTGCATTATGGATAACCATTACCATCTGGTGCTGGAGAATTCATCCGGGCGAATGTCGGATTTCTTTCGCGCCCTGAATACTCAATACGCATTCTATTATCGTAGACACACGCTTGGGAAAGGGTATGTGTTCCAAAGCAGATTCATATCCACTCTCATTCAAGATGATGCTTATTTAAAACAAGTAATTGTTTATGTTTTACAAAATCCGGTTCAGGCTGGAATAACTGATGATTCTTGTAAGTATCCATGGTCAAGCGCAAAAACATATTTCCAGAAAGTAAAACTAAAATGGTTGGACGTAGGTTTTGTACAGGAATTGTTTGGCAGCCAAACTAATTTGGCCAGAACAATTCAATTAGCGGGAAGCAATAAATTATCCATCTTAAAAACGAGGTTTGGTCCTATATTGGGGGACGAATCGTTTGTGGAACAGGCATTGGAGAGATTTGAGCGGAGAAAGCGACCGGATGCGATTAAACAAAAACGAAGGGATGATTTCGGCTTTGAGCCAGTGGCGAAAGTGATTCAAGAGTTTGAAAAAGATAAGGGGATCAAGATCGAAGATATCAATATAGGAAATTGGCAGGGGAAAAGGTTAAGGTCGGAACTCCTGGTGTGCCTGTTTGATTTGACTGGATTGAAATACAGGGAAATCATTGAAATACCGATCTTTTCAGATTTGCACTATCAATCTATGTCCCGTTTGTACCATAACTTTCGTAACAGAGTAAAACATTGA
- the rpsB gene encoding 30S ribosomal protein S2 — translation MVQINMREMLEAGVHFGHQIRRWNPKMKPYIFGKKNGIYIIDLQTSIEMFKTSLQFIADTVASGKDVLVVGTKKQAQSIIEEIAEATGMHYVNKRWLGGLLTNFGMIKKSIDRLMELDEMKKDGRWEVKPKKEQSRLEKVYKKLYRSLWGIRKMTSLPGVVVVIDSTFEDIAIKEAKRMNIPIVAVVDTNANPEDVPYPVPGNDDAIRSIRLFISKFGEAVSEGQNRKIVESANAQQLVAEKAAQEAAAAEAAAAGTKEKEN, via the coding sequence ATGGTCCAGATCAATATGAGGGAAATGTTGGAAGCGGGCGTTCACTTCGGCCACCAGATCCGGCGCTGGAATCCCAAGATGAAGCCGTACATCTTCGGCAAGAAGAACGGCATCTACATCATCGACCTGCAGACGTCGATCGAGATGTTCAAGACCTCGCTGCAGTTCATCGCCGACACGGTCGCCTCCGGCAAGGACGTCCTGGTCGTCGGCACCAAAAAGCAGGCGCAATCGATCATCGAGGAGATCGCCGAGGCCACCGGCATGCACTACGTGAACAAGCGCTGGCTGGGTGGCTTGCTGACCAATTTCGGCATGATCAAGAAGAGCATTGACCGGCTGATGGAACTCGATGAAATGAAGAAGGACGGCCGCTGGGAAGTCAAGCCCAAGAAAGAGCAGTCGCGGCTGGAAAAAGTATACAAAAAGCTGTACCGCAGCCTGTGGGGCATCCGCAAGATGACCAGCCTGCCGGGCGTGGTGGTGGTCATCGATTCCACTTTTGAAGACATCGCCATCAAGGAAGCCAAGCGCATGAACATCCCCATCGTGGCCGTGGTCGACACCAATGCCAACCCCGAGGATGTCCCATATCCGGTCCCGGGAAACGACGACGCCATCCGCTCCATCCGCCTGTTTATCAGTAAGTTCGGGGAAGCGGTCAGCGAAGGCCAGAATCGCAAAATCGTCGAATCGGCCAATGCCCAGCAGCTCGTCGCCGAAAAAGCGGCGCAGGAAGCGGCTGCCGCCGAAGCCGCCGCCGCCGGAACTAAAGAAAAGGAGAACTGA
- the rpsI gene encoding 30S ribosomal protein S9 — protein MSIVQYYGTGRRKTSIARVYLRPGTGNFTLTVNKRERVFNDYFPLKIHKLTIFKPLTITNTMNSFDFFIDIEGGSVSGQAGAIRLGIARALLEFNSELRPPLKKSGLLTRDAREKERRKYGLLKARKATQYHKR, from the coding sequence TTGAGTATCGTGCAATATTACGGAACAGGCAGGAGAAAAACCAGCATCGCCAGGGTCTATTTGCGCCCCGGCACTGGTAATTTCACTCTGACGGTCAACAAGCGCGAGCGCGTGTTCAACGATTATTTCCCGCTCAAGATCCACAAGCTCACCATCTTCAAGCCGTTGACCATTACCAACACCATGAACAGCTTCGATTTTTTTATCGATATCGAGGGCGGCAGCGTCTCCGGGCAAGCCGGGGCCATCCGCCTGGGCATCGCCAGGGCGTTGCTGGAATTCAATTCGGAACTCAGACCGCCGCTGAAAAAATCGGGTTTATTGACAAGGGATGCTAGGGAAAAGGAGCGGCGCAAGTACGGCCTGCTCAAAGCCAGAAAGGCGACCCAGTATCACAAGCGCTAG
- the rplM gene encoding 50S ribosomal protein L13, translating to MKLNKSNVTHLPEKKGIERKWWLVDASDMVLGRLATKISHVLRGKDHPYYTPFFDCGDFVIVINAKKVKLTGAKEEQKLYYRHSGYRGGLKEITYQRMLATHPERVVLHAVKGMLPKNKLSYKLLTKLKVYPGDKHQHAAQKPEALKI from the coding sequence ATGAAATTGAATAAAAGCAATGTGACGCATTTGCCTGAAAAAAAGGGCATCGAGCGGAAATGGTGGCTGGTCGACGCCAGCGACATGGTGCTCGGGCGCCTGGCCACGAAAATTTCCCATGTCCTGCGCGGCAAAGACCATCCTTATTATACCCCGTTTTTCGATTGCGGGGATTTCGTGATCGTCATCAACGCCAAGAAGGTGAAATTGACCGGCGCCAAGGAAGAGCAGAAGCTGTACTACCGGCATTCGGGATACCGCGGCGGCCTGAAGGAGATCACCTACCAGCGCATGCTGGCGACCCATCCGGAACGGGTGGTCCTGCACGCGGTCAAGGGCATGCTGCCCAAGAACAAGCTCAGCTACAAGCTGCTGACCAAGCTGAAAGTGTATCCCGGCGACAAGCACCAGCACGCCGCCCAGAAACCCGAAGCATTGAAAATATAG